The following DNA comes from Candidatus Zixiibacteriota bacterium.
CCGTGTTGGCATCGCTGCCATCGACGATGGCCTGCAGCGGCGCCGCTCTCCCGGCGTCCAAGTCGGCAGCGAAGCCGACGGGAATCACCAACCCCAGTTGGATCCGTCCGCGGTCCAGGTCACCGCCGAGGTCCGCGGCGCGATCCGGACGTGCCACCAAGGAGAAATACCCGGATGCGAGAAATGCACCCACCAGCTCCCGGCTCCGCGCCGAATGGTCACAGTCGACAACGGCCAGGGGAATGTCATCGATGTCCCATGTGATCGCGTACCCGAACAGAATCAGCAACGCGACCGGAAGCAAAAAGGCCAGAATCAGACTTCGCGGATCGCGGCGCAACTGAATCGCCTCCTTGCGGGCGATCGCACCGAGACGCATGGCGTTGATCGGAGACACAGACAGTCACTCCGTCGGCGCGCCGCCCTCGGCTCGTATGCGGGCGATGAAGACGTCTTCCAAGGATGGTGACACAACGGTCATGCGACGAAATGGAACGCCGCGTTCCCGGAGTCGCGCACCGACCGCTTCCTGTCGCTCGGGCGCCGTGTCGCGCAGCACGACGTGGACCGCCCGCCCGAACAGACCGGCCTCCTGCACGCCCTCGAGGCCGCGCAGCGCCTCCACCGCCCGGGTGCCGTCGTCGGTATCGATTTCCAGAATCGGCTCGACCATCTGCTTACGCAGCGCCGACGGCGTATCCAGCGCGATGAGCCGGCCGCGATTCATCAACGACAGGCGATGGCAGTACTCGGCTTCCTCCATGTAGTGCGTACTGACCAGAACCGTCGTTCCCTCGTGGGTCAACGCATGAATCAAGTCCCAGAAACTCCGCCGCGAGATCGGGTCGACCCCGGAGGTCGGCTCATCTAGGAACAGCAGCTTCGGCTGATGCAGGACCGCGCATCCCAGGGCCAGGCGCTGCTTCCAACCCAAGGGGAGCTCGGCGGTCAGGCGACGCCGTTGATCGGTGAGATGCGCCATCGAGAGCGCCCAATCACGCCGCGCCGGAAGCTCCTGGCGCCCCACGCCGTAGAGCCCCGCGAAAAAGTCGATGTTCTCTTCCACCGTGAGGTCGCCATAGAGGGAGAACAGTTGCGACATGTAGCCGATACGGCGCTTGATCGACTCCGAGTCCCGGGCAATGTCGTACCCGGCGACCATCCCCGAACCCGACGTCGGGAGCAGCAGCCCGGACAGCATCCGGATCGTCGTGGTCTTGCCGGCGCCGTTGGGGCCGAGGAATCCGAAGATCTCCCCTTCCCAAACAGAGAAGCTCACGTGGTCGACCGCGGTGAAGTCGCCGAATGTCCGCGTGAGCGCGGCCACGTCGACGGCGACAGACGGACTCACGGTTGCTCCACGGAGGATACGCGGTCGATGAAGACATCCTCCAGCGACGGTGTCAGCGGACCGGCATCGAGCACGGGGTAACCCGATTCCACCAAGGCGACGCGGATCGGTCCGAGATCCCGTTCGACCGAGGTCACGGTCAGATGCAGGCGATCGCCAAACACCGCCGCCCGGCGCACGGAGGGAACTTGTTGCACGACGGCCAGAGCGCCGCGCGCATTCTCCAAACGGACAGACAAGAGCTCACCGGCCAGACTCTCTTGCAGCGCACCCGGGGTGTCGATCGCCAACACACGACCCTGATGAATCAACGCCAGACGGTCGAAGCGTTCTGCTTCATCCAGATATGCCGTGCTCACGATGGCGGTCACGCCTTCCGCCACCATCTCATGGACAATCAACCAGAGGTCGCGACGCGAGATCGGATCGACCCCGAACGTGGGCTCATCCAAAAGGAGAATCTCCGGCTGGTGGACCAGGGCGCACGACAGACCGAGTTTCTGCTTCATGCCGCCGGAGAGCTGCCCGGCGAGGCGATTTTGGAATTCCCTCAGGTTGGAGAAATGAAACAGCCGTTCAAGCCGCGCCGGTCTCTCGGCGCGAGGCACGCAGTACAAGTCGGCGTAGAACTCCAGATTCTCGCGCACCGTCAGGTCGGCATAGAGCCCGAAGCGTTGCGACATGTAGGCGATCGTGCGCTTCACCTGCTCGGGATTGTGTCGGACGCTCGCCCCGGCCAGGTGGGCGTCACCACCGCTCGGTCGCAGAACACCGGCGAGCATGCGCAAGGTCGTCGTCTTGCCGGCTCCATCCGGCCCCACCAACCCAAACAACTCGCCACGCTTCACGTCAAAGGACAACTCGGCGACGGCGATCCGATCGCCGAACCGGCGCGAGAGTTTTTCAACACGGATCGCAGCCGCCAAGTCCATGGTCATCGGGAGGTGTCCAGTCGGACATCCGCGGGCATTCCCGGCTTCAACTCGTACTCCGGGTCATCGAGAATACGAACTTTGACCGCATAGACCAATCGCACGCGTTCACGCGCCGTCTGCACGGTCTTGGGCGTGAACTCGGCCTCGCTGGCGACCGTCGTCACGGCGCCGCGATATCGTTTCTCCGGATGGGTGTCAGTCGTGATCGTAGCGGCCTGCCCGATGCGGACTGAACCGATCTGATCCTCCGGGATGTAGATGCGCACCCACCGGTCGTTGCGATCAAGAAGCGTCAACACCGGCGACCCGGCGGGCACGACCTCTCCCGGATCCCGGTGACGCACCGTGACCACACCGGCGAACGGGGCGCGAATGGCCATGTTCTGCAACACCGACTCGGCGGCGCGCAATGCCGCTTCCGACTGGGTCACCTGGGCCCGTTGCGCGGCGATTCGCTCCTGTCGGGGACCGCTCTCGACCAAACGCAATTGCTCTTCGGCGTAGGTCAGTTGATTCTCGGCGACGTCCAGAAGCACTCTCGCCTTGTCCAGCGCTTCCCGACTGGTTGCGCCACCGTCGTAGAGCGTTTTGGTTCGCTCCCAATCGCGCTGCGCGTCATTGCGACGTTCCTGTGCTGTCTGCCGGGCGGC
Coding sequences within:
- a CDS encoding HlyD family efflux transporter periplasmic adaptor subunit, which gives rise to MSQKKPVIAVIAAGALIAAVLMIIVCRDGSQANLAASGTVEAVEAQLGFPVPGRLTRVMVREGDTVAIGATLAELDMTEAEARRGQAAAQVDAARALLTELETGSRAEEVAQARAARQTAQERRNDAQRDWERTKTLYDGGATSREALDKARVLLDVAENQLTYAEEQLRLVESGPRQERIAAQRAQVTQSEAALRAAESVLQNMAIRAPFAGVVTVRHRDPGEVVPAGSPVLTLLDRNDRWVRIYIPEDQIGSVRIGQAATITTDTHPEKRYRGAVTTVASEAEFTPKTVQTARERVRLVYAVKVRILDDPEYELKPGMPADVRLDTSR
- a CDS encoding ABC transporter ATP-binding protein, which produces MSPSVAVDVAALTRTFGDFTAVDHVSFSVWEGEIFGFLGPNGAGKTTTIRMLSGLLLPTSGSGMVAGYDIARDSESIKRRIGYMSQLFSLYGDLTVEENIDFFAGLYGVGRQELPARRDWALSMAHLTDQRRRLTAELPLGWKQRLALGCAVLHQPKLLFLDEPTSGVDPISRRSFWDLIHALTHEGTTVLVSTHYMEEAEYCHRLSLMNRGRLIALDTPSALRKQMVEPILEIDTDDGTRAVEALRGLEGVQEAGLFGRAVHVVLRDTAPERQEAVGARLRERGVPFRRMTVVSPSLEDVFIARIRAEGGAPTE
- a CDS encoding ABC transporter ATP-binding protein, with the translated sequence MTMDLAAAIRVEKLSRRFGDRIAVAELSFDVKRGELFGLVGPDGAGKTTTLRMLAGVLRPSGGDAHLAGASVRHNPEQVKRTIAYMSQRFGLYADLTVRENLEFYADLYCVPRAERPARLERLFHFSNLREFQNRLAGQLSGGMKQKLGLSCALVHQPEILLLDEPTFGVDPISRRDLWLIVHEMVAEGVTAIVSTAYLDEAERFDRLALIHQGRVLAIDTPGALQESLAGELLSVRLENARGALAVVQQVPSVRRAAVFGDRLHLTVTSVERDLGPIRVALVESGYPVLDAGPLTPSLEDVFIDRVSSVEQP